In Picosynechococcus sp. PCC 7002, the following are encoded in one genomic region:
- a CDS encoding SufS family cysteine desulfurase, with the protein MITTQPKPLAEQVRDDFPILHQTVHGKPLIYFDNAATSQKPKAVLDALLHYYQQDNANVHRGIHSLSARATDGYEGARDKVARFINAASRDEIVYTRNASEAINLVAYSWGLSNLGPGDEIILSVMEHHSNIVPWQMIAAKTGAVLKYVPLTQDETFDFEQYQALLSDKTKLVTVVHVSNTLGNVNPVTEIIQAARKYGAKILIDACQSLPHMPVDVQQMDCDWLVGSGHKMCAPTGIGFLYGKRAILEAMPPFLGGGEMIAEVFFDHSTYGELPHKFEAGTPAIGEAIALGAAVDYLSQIGMDRIHAYEAELTAYLFKGLRDIPNLKIYGKQPDAQGEGRAALAAFNVAGVHANDLATLLDHEGVAIRSGHHCTQPLHRLFEASGSARASLYFYNTTAEIDQFIAALKDTIDFFTSMGS; encoded by the coding sequence ATGATCACAACCCAACCGAAACCCCTTGCCGAACAGGTTCGTGACGACTTTCCCATCCTGCACCAAACCGTGCACGGAAAGCCACTGATCTACTTCGATAACGCTGCCACCTCCCAAAAGCCCAAGGCCGTCCTCGATGCGTTGCTGCATTATTACCAGCAAGATAATGCCAATGTTCACCGGGGGATCCATAGTCTTAGTGCCCGGGCAACGGATGGCTACGAAGGGGCACGGGATAAAGTCGCCCGGTTTATCAATGCGGCCAGTCGTGATGAAATCGTCTACACCCGCAATGCCAGTGAAGCGATTAATCTTGTCGCCTACAGTTGGGGGTTGAGTAATCTAGGGCCGGGGGATGAAATTATCCTGTCGGTAATGGAACACCACAGCAATATTGTGCCTTGGCAAATGATCGCGGCGAAAACTGGCGCTGTCTTGAAGTATGTACCGTTAACCCAGGATGAAACCTTTGATTTTGAGCAATACCAAGCGCTACTTAGCGACAAAACGAAACTAGTCACAGTGGTTCATGTCTCCAATACTTTGGGCAATGTCAATCCGGTGACCGAGATCATTCAAGCGGCCCGTAAATATGGCGCGAAAATCCTTATCGATGCCTGCCAGAGTTTGCCCCATATGCCCGTTGATGTGCAGCAAATGGACTGTGACTGGCTTGTCGGCTCTGGTCACAAAATGTGTGCACCCACAGGAATTGGTTTTCTTTATGGAAAACGAGCAATTCTCGAAGCGATGCCCCCTTTCTTGGGCGGTGGAGAAATGATCGCCGAGGTCTTCTTTGATCATTCTACCTACGGTGAACTGCCCCATAAATTTGAAGCGGGAACCCCAGCCATCGGTGAGGCGATCGCCCTTGGAGCGGCGGTGGATTATCTCTCTCAAATTGGGATGGATCGCATCCATGCCTACGAAGCCGAACTCACTGCCTATCTTTTTAAGGGACTCCGGGACATCCCGAACCTAAAAATTTATGGCAAACAACCCGATGCCCAGGGGGAAGGTCGGGCGGCCCTCGCGGCCTTTAATGTTGCTGGTGTCCATGCCAATGACTTAGCGACCCTCCTCGACCACGAAGGGGTTGCGATTCGTTCGGGCCATCACTGCACCCAACCCCTCC
- the sufD gene encoding Fe-S cluster assembly protein SufD — protein MSSGTMTAAIAFSQSQPTEVDPNLEKFLGLLDRSQSAEFQAIRDQGLEKVRQGKFPSRRDEAWRVTDLSVLKHTTFQAAQPTTPTAADLDVFALPETANSRLVFVNGHYAPDQSCVSGLPDGVFVGNFTALAADQKAAIAKYLGQQTEQLDVFAALNDAGLGDLAIVWVPKNTVVEQPIQLLFVGNGADQPTAMQSRCLVIAETGAQANVVEYYGAIAQGCTDQDTHRYFNNALTEVWVQTNARLNHVRVQREAGGAIHLGNTAIAQAQDSHYQLTEVNFGARLSRHTLTLTQNGPQTETILKGLTMVGAEQLSDTHTAVYLQHPYGSVDQLHKCIIDDAARSVFNGQIHVPQKAQMTNAAQLNRNLLLSPKAKVDTKPELQITADNVKCAHGATVSQLEAEEIFYLRSRGLNDYDARHLLIDAFAAEILDTVAIAHLQQALTGCVACRTVD, from the coding sequence ATGTCTAGCGGTACCATGACAGCGGCGATCGCCTTTTCCCAGAGTCAACCGACAGAAGTCGATCCCAATCTGGAAAAATTTCTCGGATTACTCGACCGAAGCCAATCAGCGGAATTTCAAGCCATTCGCGATCAAGGCCTTGAAAAAGTTCGCCAAGGAAAATTCCCAAGCCGACGGGATGAAGCCTGGCGGGTAACGGATTTATCGGTGCTCAAACATACGACTTTCCAAGCAGCCCAACCGACAACCCCAACGGCGGCAGATTTAGATGTTTTTGCCCTGCCGGAAACAGCCAACAGTCGTTTGGTATTTGTGAATGGCCACTATGCCCCCGACCAGTCCTGCGTTTCGGGATTACCTGACGGCGTTTTTGTCGGCAACTTCACGGCATTAGCGGCGGATCAAAAAGCGGCGATCGCCAAATATCTTGGCCAGCAGACCGAGCAACTGGATGTGTTTGCCGCCCTCAATGATGCAGGTCTTGGGGATCTCGCCATTGTTTGGGTGCCGAAAAATACCGTTGTTGAACAGCCAATCCAACTGCTATTTGTCGGCAACGGTGCGGATCAACCGACGGCTATGCAGTCCCGCTGTCTCGTGATTGCGGAAACGGGAGCCCAAGCTAATGTGGTGGAATATTACGGGGCGATCGCCCAGGGTTGCACCGATCAAGATACCCACCGCTATTTCAACAATGCTTTAACAGAAGTTTGGGTGCAGACCAATGCCCGCCTTAACCATGTGCGGGTACAACGGGAAGCTGGGGGCGCGATTCATCTCGGTAATACGGCGATCGCCCAAGCCCAAGACAGCCATTACCAACTCACAGAAGTTAATTTTGGTGCCCGACTGAGTCGCCATACCCTGACCCTGACCCAAAACGGCCCCCAAACAGAAACCATTCTAAAGGGGTTAACCATGGTTGGCGCCGAACAACTCAGCGACACCCACACCGCCGTTTATCTCCAGCATCCCTACGGCAGCGTCGATCAACTCCATAAATGCATTATTGACGATGCAGCCCGGTCTGTTTTCAACGGCCAAATCCATGTGCCTCAGAAAGCACAAATGACTAATGCGGCCCAACTGAACCGTAATTTGCTGCTGTCTCCCAAGGCCAAAGTCGATACCAAACCCGAACTGCAAATTACCGCTGATAACGTGAAATGTGCCCACGGCGCAACCGTCAGCCAACTGGAAGCCGAGGAAATTTTCTACCTCCGCAGTCGCGGTCTCAATGACTATGATGCGCGCCATTTGCTGATTGATGCTTTTGCTGCGGAAATTCTCGATACCGTGGCGATCGCCCATTTACAGCAGGCCCTTACGGGTTGTGTTGCCTGTCGCACCGTTGACTAA
- the sufC gene encoding Fe-S cluster assembly ATPase SufC: MSEVILAIKNLTATVDGQPILKGVDLEIKAGEIHAIMGRNGSGKSTLSKIIAGHPEYEVTGGEIIYKGENLLEKEAEERALDGIFLAFQYPLEIPGVSNLDFLRVAYNAKLKHQGKEEIDAFDFEDLIEEKLEVVKMNPSFLERSLNEGFSGGEKKRNEILQMALLEPSLGILDEIDSGLDIDALRIVAEGVNQLATPDNAFLLITHYQRLLDYITPQFVHVMYDGRIVKSGGKELALELEATGYDFLDQELAAGVV, from the coding sequence ATGAGTGAAGTTATCTTAGCGATTAAAAATTTGACTGCGACCGTCGATGGTCAGCCGATTCTCAAGGGCGTTGATCTAGAGATCAAAGCAGGAGAAATCCACGCAATTATGGGCCGGAATGGTTCAGGAAAAAGTACCCTGTCAAAAATTATTGCGGGGCACCCTGAGTATGAAGTCACTGGTGGCGAAATTATCTACAAGGGCGAAAACCTCTTGGAGAAGGAAGCCGAAGAACGGGCTTTAGACGGTATTTTCCTCGCCTTCCAATATCCGTTAGAGATTCCTGGAGTGAGCAACCTTGATTTCCTGCGGGTTGCCTACAATGCCAAGCTCAAGCATCAGGGCAAAGAGGAGATTGATGCCTTTGATTTTGAGGATTTGATTGAAGAAAAACTCGAAGTGGTCAAAATGAACCCCAGTTTCCTCGAAAGAAGCTTGAACGAAGGCTTTTCTGGGGGCGAGAAAAAGCGCAACGAAATTTTGCAAATGGCCCTACTAGAGCCGAGCCTCGGCATTTTAGATGAGATTGATTCTGGCCTCGATATTGATGCGCTGCGAATTGTGGCGGAAGGGGTTAATCAATTGGCAACACCGGATAATGCGTTTCTTTTGATCACCCACTACCAACGCTTATTGGATTACATTACGCCCCAGTTCGTCCACGTGATGTACGATGGCCGGATTGTGAAGAGTGGCGGTAAGGAACTTGCCCTGGAATTAGAAGCAACGGGCTATGATTTCCTCGATCAAGAACTGGCTGCGGGGGTTGTGTAA